CCGGCACCTTCATCATCCGGTCGATCGCGCCGGGCACGAAGCTCGGCTCCATGCGCGGGCGGCCGATGCCCTCGATGCGCGAGCCGCAGTCGCTGCTCGCGTCCGGGTCGTGGTGCGTCCAGCCGTCGAAGAAGCAGGAGTTCTCGGGGTCCGGGACGCAGATGCGGGTGTCGTGCTGCATGTAGTGCACGTAGCGGGCGATGGTCGCGGAGGTGCCGCCGGTGCCCGCGGTGGCCACGATCCAGGCGGGCTCGGGGTACCGCTCCAGGCGCAGCTGCTGGTAAATCGATTCTGCGATGTTGTTGTTGCCCCGCCAGTCGGTGGCGCGCTCGGCATAAGTGAACTGGTCCATGTAGTGGCCGCCGGTCTGCGCCGCCAGGACCGCCGACTCCTCGTACATCTTCATCGAGTCGTCGACGAAGTGGCATTCACCGCCGTGGAATTCGATCAGCCGGCACTTCTCCGGGCTGGTCGTGCGCGGCATCACGGCGATGAACGGGACCCCGATCAGCTTGGCGAAGTACGCCTCGGAGACGGCGGTGGAGCCGGAGGAGGCCTCGATCACCGGGCGGCCGGGCCGGATCCAGCCGTTGCACAGCGCGTAGAGGAACAGCGACCGGGCGAGGCGGTGCTTGAGCGAGCCGGTCGGGTGGGTGGACTCGTCCTTGAGGTAGAGGTCGATGCCCCACTCCTCCGGGAGCGGGAACCGCAGCAGGTGCGTGTCGGCGGAGCGGTTGGCGTCCGCCTGGACCTTGCGGACGGCTTCTTTCAGCCAGGCCCGGTAGTCGGCGTCGCTGCGGTCGATGTCGACGGTGGTGACCGTCTTACCGGTGGTGCTCATGCGCCTTGCTCCTCTGTGCGTGCTGTTTCCGTCTCCCCCCTGCTTTCGCAATGTACCCCCCTCACCTGCGCAAACAGTCACTTTGGGGTTCCATGCGAATGCCTTTTGGTTGCCTTCGGTTGCATGGCGGCGCACGGTGGGTGACTCTGGTGGGGCGTCACAGAGGGTGCAGCACCCGTAACACTCATGTCGGGGAGTCGCAGCCGTGATCAGTCATCCACGCAGGCACTGCGTCGTCGCACTGCAGGCCCTGCCACCGCGGATCGGCCAGGTCCGCCGCATCGTTTCAGCACAATTGCGCCACTGGCAGCTCGACCCGCTCATAGACCGGGCTGCGCTCGGCGTGACGGAACTGCTCAGCAACGTCCACCGCCACGCGCAGCCGGACAAGGCGTGCCGGGTCGAGATCGAGCTGCGGCTCGGCAGACTCACGGTCTCGGTCCACGACAACGACCCCAGACTGCCCGTGGCCAGGGACGCGGACCCGCTGGAGACCTGTGGGCGCGGACTCGCGCTCATAGCGGCGGTCAGCGAGTCCTGGGGCGCCCGGCCGCAGCCGGACAGCCGGGGCAAGGTGGTCTGGTTCTCGCTCCGCGCGGCGCCGGCGCCCGCCGCGCCCGCGCACCCGGTCCGGATCCGCCCCGAGCCGCCCGCCGAGCCGCTCGCGGACCCGCTCGCGCGCCCGGTGGTCCCGGTGGTCCCGGTGGCGGAACCCGCGCGGGTGGGCGCCCTCGGTCCCGTACCGGGATGAGCGCCCCGCCGGGGTGGGCCGGTGGCCGGATCAGGCCGCCGCCCCCAGGGCGCCGAGCGGATCGTCCAGGACGGGCTGCCACGCCAGCTCGGCCGCGCCGACCAGGCTGTTGTGGTCCAGGGTGCACGGCAGGATCGGTACGCCGCCGCTGCGGCCCCAGAGGCTGCGGTCCGCGACCACCGCGCGCAGCCGCTCCGGGTCCGCCTGCAGCAGCTCGCGGTGCAGCCCGCCCAGGATGATCCGGTCCGGGTTGAGGATGTTCACCAGCCCGGCCAGCCCGAGCCCGAGCCGGTCGATCAGTTCCTCCGCGGCCGCCCGTACCGAGGGGTCGGCGTACTCCGCGCGCAGCAGGTCACGGGCCTGCTGGAGCAGCGAGACCTCGGGGCCCGGGATGCGGCCCGCCGCCGTCAGGAAGGCCAGCGGGTCCGCTTCCACGTCCAGGCAGCCGCGGCTGCCGCAGTGGCAGGCCCGGCCCTCCGGGTTCACCGTGAGGTGGCCGACCTCCAGGGCCAGGCCCGAACTCCCGCTGTGCAGACGCCCGTCCAGGACCAGCGCGCCGCCGACGCCGCGGTGGCCGGTGGCCACGCAGAGCAGGTGCTGGGCGCTGCGCCCGGCGCCGTGGCGGTGCTCGGCCAGGGCGGCGAGGTTGACGTCGTTGCCGGTCAGGGCGGGGCCCTCGATCCCGGCCGCGCGGACGCACCGCGCGAAGATGGACCGTACCGGCGCACCGGCGGGCCAGGCCAGGTGCAGCGGGTTGAGCGCCGTGCCGTCCGGTTCCGCGACCGCCGAGGGCACGGCGAGGCCCGCGCCCACACACCGGCGGCCGCTCCCGGCGAGCAGCGCGGCGCCCGCTTCGACGACCGCGCCCAGCACCTGGGCCGGGTCCGCGGACACCTTCACCTTGCCGGGGGTGGTGGCCACGATGCGCCCGCCGAGGCCGACGAGCGCGGCCCGGAAACCGTCGGGGTGGACCTGGGCGGCCAGGACGACCGGGCCGTTCTCGTCCACCGACAGCCGGTGCGAGGGACGGCCCTGGGTGCCGCCCGCGCCGCCGGGGCGGGAATCGACGCGGATCAGGCCGAGTGCCTCCAGCTCGGCCGCGACGGCCCCGGCGGTGG
This is a stretch of genomic DNA from Streptomyces sp. NBC_00536. It encodes these proteins:
- a CDS encoding PLP-dependent cysteine synthase family protein; this encodes MSTTGKTVTTVDIDRSDADYRAWLKEAVRKVQADANRSADTHLLRFPLPEEWGIDLYLKDESTHPTGSLKHRLARSLFLYALCNGWIRPGRPVIEASSGSTAVSEAYFAKLIGVPFIAVMPRTTSPEKCRLIEFHGGECHFVDDSMKMYEESAVLAAQTGGHYMDQFTYAERATDWRGNNNIAESIYQQLRLERYPEPAWIVATAGTGGTSATIARYVHYMQHDTRICVPDPENSCFFDGWTHHDPDASSDCGSRIEGIGRPRMEPSFVPGAIDRMMKVPDAASVAACRALERAIGRKAGGSTGTGLWSALKIIAEMVTEGRTGSVVTLLCDPGDRYLDKYYSDEWVAAQGLDLAPYTKTIETLLASGSWYEPVA
- a CDS encoding ATP-binding protein; this translates as MISHPRRHCVVALQALPPRIGQVRRIVSAQLRHWQLDPLIDRAALGVTELLSNVHRHAQPDKACRVEIELRLGRLTVSVHDNDPRLPVARDADPLETCGRGLALIAAVSESWGARPQPDSRGKVVWFSLRAAPAPAAPAHPVRIRPEPPAEPLADPLARPVVPVVPVAEPARVGALGPVPG
- a CDS encoding ROK family protein, with protein sequence MPADVRGDAATAATRTRLERGRGALGPALELVHTGRAPTRAVLTAELGVTRATAGAVAAELEALGLIRVDSRPGGAGGTQGRPSHRLSVDENGPVVLAAQVHPDGFRAALVGLGGRIVATTPGKVKVSADPAQVLGAVVEAGAALLAGSGRRCVGAGLAVPSAVAEPDGTALNPLHLAWPAGAPVRSIFARCVRAAGIEGPALTGNDVNLAALAEHRHGAGRSAQHLLCVATGHRGVGGALVLDGRLHSGSSGLALEVGHLTVNPEGRACHCGSRGCLDVEADPLAFLTAAGRIPGPEVSLLQQARDLLRAEYADPSVRAAAEELIDRLGLGLAGLVNILNPDRIILGGLHRELLQADPERLRAVVADRSLWGRSGGVPILPCTLDHNSLVGAAELAWQPVLDDPLGALGAAA